From the genome of Cyanobacteriota bacterium:
GGTTGAAGAGCTAACGGTTAAAAACAGCGATTTAGAAAATGCTCTGCTGACCGCTGTTGAGCATGGCGACATTGTGGAAGCAGAGTTGTATGATGCCAATCAACGCCTGCAAGCAGAAATTGCCGAGCGCAAGTTAGCCCAGGCAACCCTGCAAGATATTCTCGAAACCGTCTCTAGGGACAAGGCAGATTTAGAAATCATTCTCTCCACGACGGCTGAGCATGGGGATTTTATGGAGTACCAGCTCTACACCCAAGCTGTAAGTGCCATGCGACAAAATCAAGAACTGCTCCAAGCCATTTCTGAAGCCACATCTGCGCTGATAATCTTGGCGAAGCAGTCTACGGGCTTGGTCACCTATGCCAATGCGATCGCTCGACAGCGGCTAGGTTTAGTTGTGCGGCCTGATCACAATCAACACTTGATTAGTCTCTTTGCCTATACGGCTAACTATTACCAAGTACAAACTATGTTGGCCATGCAGGGATCGGTACAAAACTATGAAACGGAAATGCAACAAACAGATGGCTTAACCTTTTGGGTATCGGTATCTATAAATCCCCTGACGCTGAATGATCAAGCCATGATTTTGGTGACAGCACATGACATCAGCGATCGCAAACGGATAGAAGTTGCCCTTAACCAATCGAGAGAAGCCCTAAGGTATCAAGCCCAAAAACTAGAAGAGCGGGTAGCAGAGCGCACCAAAGCACTACAGCAAGCGGAGGAAAAGTACCGTAATATCTTTGAAAATGCTGCTGAAGGCATCTTCCAAATTACTCCTGAGGGACGTTTTTTAAGCGTGAATCCAGCCATGGCTCGAATGTGTGGCTATGACTCGCCCGATGTGTTCATTGCTGCTATTACCAATGCAGGTCAGCAGCTTTATGTGCAAGTTGATCGTCGTGACGAACTAATTGCCTATCTACGGCGATTTGATGAGGTTTCTGGATTTGAATCCCAGATTTATCGGCGCGATCGCTCCATCATCTGGGTGTCAGAAAATGTCCACTCCGTTCGGGACGAAAACGGCACCCTGCTGTATTACGAAGGTAGTATGCGCGATATTACTGAACTCAAAACAACAGAAGAAGAGTTACGTCAGCAGCGATTGATGTCTGAGCGGTTGCTGTTAAACGTGTTGCCCCAGTCCATTAGCCAACGTCTGAAGCGGGGTGAAAAAACGATTGTCGATAACTTTACAGAGGCCACTGTGCTCTTTGCAGATATTGTTGGCTTCACGGAACTTTCCTCCGATATTTCTCCCACGGACCTTCTAGACCTATTGAACGAAATTTTCTCTACCTTTGACGGCTTGGTCGATCGGCATAAAGTTGAAAAAATTAAGACTATTGGTGATGCTTATATGGTGGTAGGGGGAGTTCCCATCCCCAAGGCTGATCATGTGGCCTCCATTGCTGATTTGGCGATCGACATGATAAACAGCGTGCAACACTTCAAAACCCGCCAAGGCAAGGCCATTGCCCTTCGGATTGGCATCCATACTGGTCCTGTAGTTGCCGGAGTCATTGGC
Proteins encoded in this window:
- a CDS encoding PAS domain S-box protein codes for the protein MTQMSDTSNQDYELQAEIDRLRREVEELTVKNSDLENALLTAVEHGDIVEAELYDANQRLQAEIAERKLAQATLQDILETVSRDKADLEIILSTTAEHGDFMEYQLYTQAVSAMRQNQELLQAISEATSALIILAKQSTGLVTYANAIARQRLGLVVRPDHNQHLISLFAYTANYYQVQTMLAMQGSVQNYETEMQQTDGLTFWVSVSINPLTLNDQAMILVTAHDISDRKRIEVALNQSREALRYQAQKLEERVAERTKALQQAEEKYRNIFENAAEGIFQITPEGRFLSVNPAMARMCGYDSPDVFIAAITNAGQQLYVQVDRRDELIAYLRRFDEVSGFESQIYRRDRSIIWVSENVHSVRDENGTLLYYEGSMRDITELKTTEEELRQQRLMSERLLLNVLPQSISQRLKRGEKTIVDNFTEATVLFADIVGFTELSSDISPTDLLDLLNEIFSTFDGLVDRHKVEKIKTIGDAYMVVGGVPIPKADHVASIADLAIDMINSVQHFKTRQGKAIALRIGIHTGPVVAGVIGTRKFTYDLWGDTVNVASRMESQGEASRIQVTQAVYDRLHKRYKLEERGQIDVKGKGVMTTYWLLGRNVR